A window from Myxocyprinus asiaticus isolate MX2 ecotype Aquarium Trade chromosome 37, UBuf_Myxa_2, whole genome shotgun sequence encodes these proteins:
- the LOC127428034 gene encoding uncharacterized protein LOC127428034 has protein sequence MYNQGPTIRRIDPTNSFNDPSADWNASGNSEMGQFQPPPYKEYTQYPNAAYPPPGNYPNPSGYTGQQYGAPGGPQGPYPGLSAYYQGAYPGQPVVTIQPAFITRMPPAKPSPDHMCYSVFTMLCCCFPLGIAALVYSVSTRDANSCEQQELAARNSKMAFTLNGVALGIGMTVYVSMSRKWVVHHNRLKPYKGSLLGIPTSFFQSHVPLGVDNSDAPRSFPLNALSGALPFCPSTSPYVPKITVQQTAPAARTDCSDQTVTVPMPTVHSSSSQSPERALSTSVAPPQLTCSDRTVRKPERFKDIVC, from the exons ATGTATAATCAAGGTCCAACAATCAGAAGAATTGATCCAACCAACTCTTTCAATGACCCTTCAGCAGACTGGAATGCTTCAGGAAATTCGGAAATGGGCCAGTTTCAACCACCACCCTACAAGGAATACACTCAGTACCCTAATGCAGCGTACCCTCCTCCAGGGAACTATCCCAACCCGTCTGGCTATACAGGTCAGCAATATGGAGCTCCAGGTGGTCCCCAGGGCCCATATCCAGGGCTGTCTGCATACTACCAAGGAGCATATCCAGGACAGCCTGTGGTCACTATCCAACCTGCGTTCATTACCCGCATGCCACCGGCCAAGCCATCTCCAGATCACATGTGCTACTCAGTCTTTACCATGCTGTGCTGCTGTTTCCCTCTGGGAATTGCTGCTCTTGTCTACTCGGTCTCT ACTCGAGATGCTAACAGTTGTGAACAGCAAGAGTTAGCAGCAAGAAACTCCAAAATGGCTTTCACTCTGAATGGTGTTGCTCTTGGTATTGGCATGACAGTTTATGTGTCAATG TCCAGGAAGTGGGTGGTTCATCACAATCGCCTCAAACCTTACAAGGGTTCGTTGTTGGGCATACCCACTAGCTTCTTTCAGTCACATGTTCCTCTTGGTGTTGACAATAGTGATGCCCCTCGCTCATTTCCACTCAATGCATTGTCAGGAGCTTTGCCTTTTTGTCCTTCTACTTCACCTTATGTGCCTAAAATAACTGTACAGCAGACAGCTCCTGCTGCAAGGACTGATTGCTCGGATCAAACTGTGACTGTGCCAATGCCTACTGTTCATTCTAGCTCCTCTCAGTCCCCTGAGAGGGCCCTGTCAACTTCAGTGGCCCCTCCTCAACTTACCTGTAGTGATCGCACTGTCAGGAAACCTGAAAGGTTTAAAGACATTGTCTGTTAA